The Symmachiella macrocystis genome includes the window TGCGTTGGGAAGTCGCTCTCCTAATTCCCTAAAGAAAGAGTCGAACGTAGATTTCTTTCTAATTTCACCCTAAACATCCAGAGTATCTGAGATGGCGAAGCATTCACGAAACCGACTTTCTGCAGCAGTCACAATGACGGGACTCATGGTGTTGCTCGCGTGCTCGAATGAATCGGTTCAGGCCGGTGATTGGTTGAGTTTCCACACTGGTGGCGAAGGCGTATTTGTGCCGGCTAACTTGGGTGTCGGTGATCCCGCTGAACACCCGACAATCATCGGCGATGGGGATGGATTGGCGACGTATGACGGTACTCCGACGGGCAACGAGTTCCGCCTGGACGGTGAATTGGTCGGTGACGGATGGGACCGCCATTTTGGAGCTGCCCAAAGCCGCACTGCAGGCATCGCACGTGGCGATCTGGTGTTTTATCCGTATCGAACCGCTGCCAATCCAGACGGTTCGGGACAAAAAATCCACATTATGGAAACCCGTGCCGGCGAAGTGTGGTTCAAGTACACGGGCGTCTTCACGCTCGATCCGAATGACGGCGAGGCAGGTACTTTGATCAGCCGCTCAGGCTTCAGAATTGTCAGTGGCACCGGGTTGTTCGAAGACGCTCGAGGATGGGTGTTTGTCAGGACCGAAACCAGTTTGGCCGATGTGTTTCCCGATTCGGATGGGAATTTGAACGCGCCGTTCCGCTACGACTTTGATGGATTTATTAAATTGGCCGACGACTGACGCTCAGTTGGCAAGGGGGGCCGCATTGGGCCCCTTATTTCCGCAGCTTTCATACGGGCGGCGCGTTTTTTCTGTTTTGTGATGGGTCGCCTTAATGCTGGCTCATAGGGGGAATTGTGATGGGAGCGGGTAACGCACAGAATCGTCTCCAGGGGCAAAGTCACGAACCCAATGCCTATGAACTGTGGTTGGGAGTCCCCGAAAGCGAGCAGCCCCCCAACTTTTATCGGCTACTCGACCTTCCGCCGCTGGAATCCGATCTTGCCAAAATTGAGCAAGCGGCGAAACGTTGCGTTAGCCTAGTTGAAGGTCATCTTGACAGCGGAAACGATCGTGCCGCCAAGAAATTGCTGAAGCAGATCGGCCATGTGCGTCAGACACTGCTTAACGTGGAGGACAAGGCACGCTACGACGAAAAGCTTCGCGCGAAACTGAGCGGCGATTCAGATAAAATGCGTTCCGAATCAGCGGAGCGGTTCATTCTGAATATGAGCAGTGACGATTTTAATAAGCCCCGTTGGCTGCCCGAGCAACTCCTGGCGACAATCGCCGTTGCCGCATTAGGAATTCTCGCCATCAGCGTCGCGGTGATTGTTTGGCAGTCCGCGTACGAGAACGTGGCCGTTTCCGTTACCGAAAATTCGCCACCTGGCACGGATCCACCCAAAAGACCTCCTAATTCACAGCTAGGTCCACGGGGATCTGTCGAAGATGACTCTTCACCTGGCGCGTTGGAAAAGCTGCCAGTTGAGCCAGTGGTTCCCAATTCGACATCGGTTGCTCAAAACGATACGCTCCCAACCGACGTCGCTCACAAACCTGAACCGGGTGAGACGCAACCCGGCGATGCGAGCTTGAGCGAATCGGACGATTCGCTCAAGGGGCCCATTCCCGGGACGCCTGCAACAATATCCAGTATGAAATACCCATCCCGTTTCAAAAACGTTGGCCCGAAGATCGAGCTCACCCCTCAGGACGTCTTGGCGGAACGTGACTTAATAATTATCGAAAATCAGTTAGTGCTGCGCGAGGAACTCGAAATCAAGACTTCGATGAAAGCAATCGAGGAACTGGGAAATGACATCAGCAAAGCACAGAAAGCCCAAAAGAGCATCCAAGGGAAGATCGGCGGTGTCGATAAAACAGTCGCCCGGCTTACTGGCCAGATGATGAAATTGAATGCGCGGATGACAAAGCTCGGTCCGAACAATGTGCTGGGAAACAACAAGATTGTCGCCGAAATGAACAGCATAAGCGGCAAGCGCGACATTGAACTGAAGGACAAGATGAAACTCAACGCGGACCTGGAGGCAGCCCGCGTAAAAGAAGGCCAAGCACGTGGGACTTACATCGAGAATATTTTGCAGATGCAACGCTTAGCCGAGCGAATTGATGAAAAATATCGACAGCTCGTTGATGACCCAGAAGTACAGCGTTCTCTAGCTGCATTCAACCGCAATCTTAACGATGACCAGAAATTTACATTCCAGCGATCCACTCAACTCGAACAACATTTGGCACAACTCAAGACCATGGCGACCGCGGTGTTGTCCGCGGTCATTCCGATTCGACAGGGACGGGGCAATAGTCTGTATGTCGATGTGACGTTGAACGGCGACAAAACGATTCCAATGGTGCTTGATTCCGGCGCGAGTCTGGTTTGTCTACCGCACAAAGTGGCGATCGCCGCCGGAGTGGAATCGAAAGATTCGGATGCGAAGATTTTGCTCCAGATTGCCAATGGTGAAACAATCAAAGGGACAGCTGTGACGATCCCAACAATGCGCGTTGGGAAATTCACGGTACAGAATGTAGACGCTGTTATCATTGGTCCCGAAGCACCGAGTGCTCCAACCTTGCTGGGGATGAGTTTTCTGCGCAACTTTCAATTCAAAATCGACCCCGCTGCAAATGAGTTGAAACTGATTAGCATCAACATCGAATCTCGCAAAATGATCAAGAACAAGTGACGGTGGCTGCGTGTGGAGAATCTATTATTAAACTCGGGCGGACAAGAATAGGGGTTGCGTGCCATGGCCATTTCCTTCTGCTGTCCTCATTGTGAGAATATTCACATCTTTTCAGACGATCTGGCCGGCAAGCGGATTCGTTGCCAGAGCTGTCAGCAATTCGCGACGCTCACGACCGATGGTTCTGATGTGGATTCCTCGCCGTCAACACGCCGCTTGTCTCTATTAGCACGCATGAATCGGTGGCACGTTCTAATCGTTGGATCGGCAATCATGGCTTGCTTGCTCATCGCGTTAGCGGTGTTTCGTGTTGGGCACGAGAAAGACTTGACTGCCGCGGATACAAATGGCAGCCTACCCTCTCCTTCCGGCGCCCCGTCGCTAAGCCCCAAAGTTAATAACGACGCCGAAAACGATACTCCCCCCAGATCAGGAGATGTCGCTAGTAATGTCGAAAAGCCCGACGTCGACTTACCATTGCCCAGCAAAGTTTTGGTCTCACCCCCCACGATCCCCCCGAGCCCACCAGAACGGATTACAAACTCAATTGGCATGCAACTGACACTCGTCCCTGCCGGTGATTTTCAAATGGGGTCACCCATAATGGAGAGTGGCCGCGATGAGGACGAACTCTTGCATAAAGTCGCGCTGAGCGAACCGTATTACATGGGGGTTTTTGAGGTCACGCAAGAAGAATACCGTACGGTTATGAATCGGAGTCCGAGTTACTTCTCCTTACAAGGAAAAGGCCGAGAGAAAATAAAGACACAAGACACCGCACAATTTCCCGTAGAGTGGGTTTCGCGTGCGGAGGCTATGGAATTCTGTTCCAAGCTGTCTCTTCGCCCGGACGAGCGTGCCGCAGAACGTATCTATCGCCTTCCGACGGAAGCGGAATGGGAGCGCGCGTGTCGGAGTGGACAAGAAAGCCAACCATTCAGTTCAGGAGATTCGTTATCCTCCACCGAAGCGAATATTAACGGAAAGTACCCCTACGGGGGTGGCGCTGTTGGGCCTTATTTACAGAGGACGGT containing:
- a CDS encoding H-X9-DG-CTERM domain-containing protein, with translation MTLSWQGGPHWAPYFRSFHTGGAFFLFCDGSP
- a CDS encoding retropepsin-like aspartic protease family protein is translated as MGAGNAQNRLQGQSHEPNAYELWLGVPESEQPPNFYRLLDLPPLESDLAKIEQAAKRCVSLVEGHLDSGNDRAAKKLLKQIGHVRQTLLNVEDKARYDEKLRAKLSGDSDKMRSESAERFILNMSSDDFNKPRWLPEQLLATIAVAALGILAISVAVIVWQSAYENVAVSVTENSPPGTDPPKRPPNSQLGPRGSVEDDSSPGALEKLPVEPVVPNSTSVAQNDTLPTDVAHKPEPGETQPGDASLSESDDSLKGPIPGTPATISSMKYPSRFKNVGPKIELTPQDVLAERDLIIIENQLVLREELEIKTSMKAIEELGNDISKAQKAQKSIQGKIGGVDKTVARLTGQMMKLNARMTKLGPNNVLGNNKIVAEMNSISGKRDIELKDKMKLNADLEAARVKEGQARGTYIENILQMQRLAERIDEKYRQLVDDPEVQRSLAAFNRNLNDDQKFTFQRSTQLEQHLAQLKTMATAVLSAVIPIRQGRGNSLYVDVTLNGDKTIPMVLDSGASLVCLPHKVAIAAGVESKDSDAKILLQIANGETIKGTAVTIPTMRVGKFTVQNVDAVIIGPEAPSAPTLLGMSFLRNFQFKIDPAANELKLISINIESRKMIKNK